In Halopseudomonas xinjiangensis, a single genomic region encodes these proteins:
- a CDS encoding Lpp/OprI family alanine-zipper lipoprotein, with translation MKNVLQLSAISLAAVLAVGCANTKQSEETTSRLTASESATARAQARADEAYRKAEEALSAAQRAQQSADEANQRAMRMLERASRK, from the coding sequence ATGAAAAACGTGCTTCAACTGTCCGCCATCTCCCTTGCCGCCGTTCTGGCTGTTGGTTGCGCCAACACCAAGCAGAGCGAAGAAACCACGTCCCGGCTGACCGCCAGCGAGAGCGCAACCGCACGCGCGCAGGCTCGCGCCGACGAAGCGTATCGCAAGGCAGAGGAAGCGCTGTCTGCTGCGCAGCGTGCTCAGCAGAGCGCTGATGAAGCCAACCAGCGTGCGATGCGCATGCTTGAGCGCGCCAGCCGCAAGTAA
- a CDS encoding GNAT family N-acetyltransferase, translating to MSLDVPIIHDPAAKQFYMTVNGSRAYLAYMDLGKQTLDIYRTFVPDELRGRGLAAQLAEHALRYADARGYTVIPSCSYVERYMQRDSEQRGRA from the coding sequence ATGAGCCTCGATGTACCCATCATTCACGACCCTGCGGCCAAACAGTTCTACATGACCGTGAACGGCTCGCGCGCTTACCTGGCGTATATGGATCTCGGCAAACAAACGTTGGACATCTACCGGACCTTCGTTCCCGATGAGTTGCGCGGCAGAGGTCTTGCGGCGCAGCTTGCGGAGCACGCACTACGCTATGCCGACGCACGCGGCTATACCGTTATCCCGTCTTGCTCGTACGTCGAGCGGTATATGCAGCGCGATTCCGAGCAGCGCGGACGAGCATGA
- a CDS encoding L,D-transpeptidase family protein → MKFKGLASCVALVTGLFSGSVAATEYALPAPGEHVVGSLRKVQAQYEDTFETLGERHGFGHLEMIAANPGVDAWLPGEGRDIVLPGQHVLPEAPRRGIVVNLPEYRLYYFSEDQQSVVTYPVGIGREGWSSPIGETRVARKEANPSWYPPESVRKEHAAEGDFLPQVVPPGPDNPMGPYKMNLALSGYVIHGTNKNFGIGMRVSHGCFRLRNDDISALFPQVPLGTTVTIVNQPYKLGIHEGDLYLEVHTPLDEDGRPSSVDRLAAIQGLFASKPELTERFRLDWTLIRDTVYAEQGIPQRIGTAFRSNQSQAALAR, encoded by the coding sequence ATGAAGTTTAAAGGATTGGCGAGTTGCGTAGCGCTTGTGACTGGCTTGTTCAGCGGTAGCGTTGCTGCCACCGAATATGCACTGCCTGCACCGGGTGAACACGTCGTCGGTTCGCTACGCAAGGTCCAGGCCCAGTACGAGGACACCTTCGAGACGCTTGGCGAACGCCATGGCTTCGGCCATCTGGAAATGATCGCCGCGAACCCTGGCGTTGACGCCTGGTTGCCGGGCGAAGGCCGCGACATCGTCCTCCCCGGTCAGCATGTGCTGCCCGAGGCACCGCGTCGCGGCATCGTCGTGAATCTTCCGGAGTACAGGCTGTACTACTTTTCCGAAGATCAGCAATCGGTGGTTACCTATCCGGTCGGGATCGGGCGGGAAGGTTGGTCTTCGCCGATCGGCGAAACGCGAGTAGCGCGCAAGGAGGCCAATCCCTCATGGTATCCGCCCGAGTCGGTTCGCAAGGAGCATGCTGCAGAAGGGGACTTTTTGCCGCAGGTGGTGCCGCCGGGACCGGATAACCCCATGGGTCCGTACAAGATGAATCTCGCCCTCAGCGGATATGTGATTCATGGTACGAACAAGAATTTCGGCATCGGCATGCGCGTCAGCCACGGCTGTTTCCGGTTACGCAACGACGACATCAGTGCACTGTTCCCACAGGTACCGCTCGGCACCACGGTAACGATCGTCAACCAGCCCTACAAGCTGGGTATCCATGAGGGAGATCTATACCTCGAGGTTCATACTCCGCTCGATGAAGACGGACGGCCTTCGAGTGTTGATCGCCTGGCGGCGATTCAGGGGCTTTTTGCCAGCAAACCGGAGCTGACGGAACGTTTCAGACTGGACTGGACACTGATCCGTGACACGGTTTACGCGGAACAGGGAATCCCGCAGCGCATAGGTACTGCTTTTCGATCGAATCAGTCACAGGCAGCGCTCGCCAGATAG
- a CDS encoding arylesterase — protein MKSLLNGLLFALLYVTSANASAQGILVVGDSISAAFGLEIEQGWVHLLRERLEERGYDDPVVNASVSGDTTAGGLARLPRLLEEHDPDLVILELGGNDGLRALPPANMQQNLSSMIEHSREAGADVIVLGMMIPPNYGLRYTRAFSEVFTNVSEEHDVPLVPFLLEGIGDRPQLMQSDRIHPTAAAQPKILDNAWPAIETWLEDR, from the coding sequence ATGAAGTCGCTGTTGAACGGTTTGCTGTTCGCTTTGCTGTATGTCACTTCGGCAAACGCTTCAGCTCAGGGCATTCTGGTCGTCGGGGATAGTATCAGTGCCGCTTTCGGTCTGGAAATCGAACAGGGCTGGGTGCACCTGTTGCGCGAGCGTCTCGAGGAGCGCGGTTACGACGATCCCGTGGTCAATGCTTCGGTCAGTGGCGACACCACTGCTGGCGGTCTGGCCCGTTTGCCGCGGCTACTCGAGGAGCACGACCCGGACCTGGTGATTCTCGAACTGGGTGGCAACGACGGCCTGCGGGCACTGCCTCCGGCCAATATGCAACAGAATCTTTCTTCAATGATCGAGCATTCCCGCGAGGCGGGCGCGGACGTCATCGTGCTGGGCATGATGATCCCGCCGAATTACGGCCTGCGCTACACCCGCGCGTTCTCTGAAGTCTTCACCAACGTCAGCGAGGAACATGACGTGCCATTGGTGCCGTTCCTGCTCGAAGGCATTGGTGACCGTCCCCAGCTGATGCAGTCCGATCGAATCCATCCGACCGCTGCTGCCCAGCCGAAAATACTGGATAATGCCTGGCCTGCCATCGAAACGTGGCTGGAAGACCGGTAA
- a CDS encoding ABC transporter ATP-binding protein: MSESVIIASHLSKVVQTSEAELTILDYVSLDIERGSSVAIVGASGSGKSTLLSLLAGLDLPSSGDVQLAGKSLGALDEDQRAALRAEHVGFVFQSFQLLGSLTALENVMLPLELHGRRDASERARLLLSRVGLAERTSHYPRQLSGGEQQRVAIARAFASDPAILFADEPTGNLDAATGERITELLFELNREQGTTLVMVTHDARLAERCQRAVHIQAGRLVQPA, from the coding sequence ATGTCGGAAAGCGTGATCATTGCCAGCCACCTTAGCAAAGTCGTCCAGACCTCGGAAGCGGAGCTGACTATCCTCGATTATGTCAGTCTCGACATCGAGCGCGGCAGTAGCGTAGCCATCGTCGGCGCCTCTGGCTCAGGCAAGTCTACCCTGCTCAGCCTGCTTGCCGGTTTGGACCTGCCGAGTAGCGGTGACGTGCAGCTCGCCGGCAAATCGCTCGGCGCTCTCGATGAGGATCAGCGCGCTGCACTGCGCGCCGAACACGTGGGGTTCGTGTTCCAGTCCTTTCAGTTGCTCGGCAGCCTGACCGCGCTGGAAAACGTGATGCTACCCTTGGAGCTGCACGGGCGACGTGACGCCTCCGAGCGGGCCAGGTTGCTTCTGTCGAGGGTCGGTCTGGCCGAACGTACCAGCCACTATCCCCGGCAGCTGTCGGGCGGCGAACAGCAGCGGGTAGCCATAGCGCGCGCCTTTGCCAGCGATCCGGCGATACTGTTTGCTGACGAGCCCACTGGCAATCTCGACGCCGCCACGGGTGAGCGCATAACCGAACTGTTGTTCGAGCTGAATCGCGAGCAAGGCACCACGCTGGTAATGGTTACCCATGACGCGCGGCTGGCCGAGCGTTGCCAGCGCGCAGTACACATCCAGGCCGGTCGTCTGGTTCAGCCGGCATGA
- a CDS encoding putative 2-dehydropantoate 2-reductase: MQDNRARIGVIGTGAIGGFYGVMLAQGGHDVHFLLRSEYQAVRDNGITIDSMVLGELKAESVNAYQDVADMPPCDWLLVGAKATSNADLAPIIAAAAAQNAKVILLQNGLNNEEDLRPLLPEHIHLIGGLCYVCLFREGPGVVKHQANGLIDLGYHSGPASTEQAQAIISEAAQMFIGSNVQARPMANVDAARWQKLVWNAAFNGVHVILNAGTKDLLGNPSSRALVESLMAEVVAAAEACGHSMPPDYPAKLLKATEQMPDYYASMYHDWLHKRPMELDRLYGEALRQAAEAGCSMPKTEAMLHMLQYIEDSYLKAK, encoded by the coding sequence ATGCAAGACAACAGAGCGCGGATCGGCGTCATCGGCACCGGAGCCATCGGTGGATTTTACGGCGTGATGCTCGCCCAGGGCGGGCACGACGTGCATTTCCTCCTGCGCAGCGAGTATCAGGCAGTGCGCGACAACGGCATCACCATCGACAGCATGGTGCTGGGTGAACTCAAGGCCGAGTCGGTGAATGCCTATCAGGATGTGGCTGATATGCCTCCCTGCGATTGGTTGCTGGTAGGGGCAAAAGCGACCAGCAATGCCGACCTGGCTCCCATCATCGCAGCGGCCGCGGCACAGAATGCCAAGGTCATCCTATTGCAGAACGGTCTCAACAACGAAGAAGACTTGCGGCCGCTACTCCCCGAGCACATCCATCTGATCGGCGGGCTTTGCTACGTCTGCCTGTTCCGTGAAGGGCCAGGGGTGGTCAAGCATCAGGCTAACGGCCTGATTGACCTCGGCTACCATTCCGGCCCGGCCAGTACCGAGCAGGCCCAGGCGATCATCTCCGAAGCCGCGCAGATGTTTATCGGCTCGAATGTTCAGGCGCGGCCGATGGCCAATGTCGATGCGGCTCGCTGGCAGAAGCTGGTGTGGAATGCTGCGTTCAACGGGGTGCACGTCATCCTCAATGCAGGCACCAAGGATCTGCTGGGCAATCCCTCCAGCCGGGCACTGGTCGAGAGCCTGATGGCCGAAGTGGTCGCCGCAGCCGAGGCTTGTGGACACAGCATGCCGCCGGATTATCCGGCCAAGCTACTGAAGGCCACCGAACAGATGCCGGACTACTACGCCAGCATGTACCATGACTGGCTGCACAAGCGCCCGATGGAGCTGGACAGACTCTACGGCGAGGCTCTCCGACAGGCTGCCGAGGCCGGTTGCAGCATGCCGAAAACCGAGGCAATGTTGCACATGCTTCAGTACATCGAGGATAGCTACCTCAAAGCGAAATAA
- a CDS encoding GntP family permease has translation MLGNLGLLAGLALLIYMALRGVNIFIASLVCALVVAVTNGLMIPRTLLEYYPSGPLGAFSFAGKFFLLFLCGAIFGKAMATSQAAKSIALAITRSLGVKHTLLVGMSVCALLTYGGVVVFVVVFTMYPLGITLMREANLPKRLWAAATSVGAGTFTMTALPGTPSIHNVISASSLGTDLFAGGWIGIFAALIMGGLGMWYVEHGWRKARATGEGFVENAQDRRMEQLAGDPSEAPPWYLAVIPLAVVLGVIMLPRLLIALGDWSTSDSLLAETLRFSQVQPIIWPSLALIIGSLVCLVLFRGMRRKTGQVFGQGAEDSIMPLINTAAVIGFGGVVTQTAGFSQFAQWMLNADLPPLLSVFASASVVSAIVGSSSGGLQIFMQSLAPHYLEMGIEPEILHRIAAIASGGLDSLPHCGAVIATFVIMGLTHREAYKDMFAVTVAIPVIACLASIALLMALGMG, from the coding sequence ATGTTGGGAAATCTCGGCCTGCTGGCCGGCCTGGCTTTGCTGATCTACATGGCCCTGCGCGGCGTCAATATCTTTATCGCTTCGCTGGTTTGTGCTCTGGTGGTGGCTGTCACCAATGGTCTGATGATCCCGCGCACGCTCCTCGAATATTATCCTTCAGGCCCACTGGGTGCGTTCTCGTTCGCCGGAAAATTCTTCCTGCTGTTTCTCTGCGGAGCAATCTTCGGGAAGGCCATGGCGACCAGCCAGGCGGCGAAGAGCATCGCACTGGCGATTACCCGGAGCCTGGGCGTCAAGCACACGCTGCTGGTGGGCATGAGCGTCTGCGCGCTGCTCACCTATGGTGGGGTTGTGGTATTCGTCGTGGTGTTCACCATGTATCCATTGGGCATCACGCTGATGCGCGAAGCCAACCTGCCCAAGCGGCTCTGGGCCGCCGCCACCTCGGTTGGTGCCGGCACCTTCACCATGACCGCGCTGCCGGGCACACCATCCATCCATAACGTGATCTCTGCCAGCTCGTTGGGCACCGACCTGTTCGCTGGTGGATGGATCGGTATTTTCGCTGCGCTGATCATGGGTGGCCTCGGCATGTGGTATGTCGAGCATGGCTGGCGCAAGGCCCGCGCGACAGGCGAGGGCTTCGTTGAAAACGCGCAGGACCGGCGGATGGAACAGCTCGCCGGTGACCCGAGCGAGGCCCCGCCTTGGTATCTGGCAGTCATTCCTCTGGCGGTCGTGTTGGGCGTGATCATGTTGCCGCGGCTGCTGATCGCCCTCGGAGACTGGTCGACCAGTGACAGCCTGCTGGCCGAAACCCTGCGCTTTTCACAGGTTCAGCCAATCATCTGGCCGAGCCTGGCTCTGATCATCGGTTCTCTGGTCTGCCTGGTGCTGTTCCGCGGCATGCGCCGCAAGACAGGCCAGGTATTCGGTCAGGGTGCCGAGGACTCGATCATGCCCTTGATCAACACCGCGGCTGTGATCGGCTTCGGCGGCGTGGTTACGCAGACTGCGGGGTTCTCTCAGTTCGCTCAGTGGATGCTGAACGCCGATCTGCCACCGCTTCTTTCCGTATTCGCATCGGCCAGTGTGGTCTCGGCGATTGTCGGCTCGTCGTCGGGCGGCCTGCAGATCTTCATGCAGTCGCTGGCTCCGCATTATCTGGAGATGGGCATCGAGCCGGAGATTCTCCACCGTATTGCAGCTATCGCCTCAGGCGGTCTGGACTCCTTGCCGCACTGCGGTGCTGTTATCGCAACCTTCGTGATCATGGGTCTGACCCACCGCGAGGCATACAAGGACATGTTTGCGGTCACGGTAGCGATTCCGGTCATTGCCTGTCTCGCCTCGATCGCTCTGTTGATGGCGCTGGGAATGGGCTGA
- a CDS encoding 3-deoxy-7-phosphoheptulonate synthase, translating to MADLPLNDLNVASNEVLITPAQLKAKIPMSEASERTVVESRQVIRDILDGKDHRLFIVIGPCSIHDIEAAKDYARRLKELADEVSDTLYLVMRVYFEKPRTTVGWKGLINDPYLDDSFKVADGLHIGRQLLSDLTAMGLPTATEALDPISPQYLQDLISWSAIGARTTESQTHREMSSGLSSAVGFKNGTDGSLTVAINALQSVSSPHRFLGINQDGQVSIVTTKGNQYGHVVLRGGNGKPNYDSVSVALCEKDLEKAGIASNIMVDCSHANSNKDPGLQPLVMDNVANQILEGNCSIIGLMVESHIGWGNQSIPKDLTQLQYGVSVTDACIDWDTTVESVRSMHAKLKDVLPGRSRGA from the coding sequence ATGGCCGATTTACCCCTTAATGACCTGAACGTCGCCTCTAACGAGGTCCTCATCACCCCTGCGCAGCTCAAGGCCAAGATCCCCATGAGCGAAGCGTCGGAACGCACCGTGGTGGAAAGCCGCCAGGTCATCCGCGACATTCTCGACGGCAAGGACCATCGCCTGTTCATCGTGATCGGCCCTTGCTCGATCCACGACATCGAGGCTGCAAAGGATTATGCGCGTCGACTCAAGGAGCTTGCCGATGAGGTCAGCGACACTCTTTATTTGGTCATGCGCGTGTACTTCGAAAAGCCTCGCACGACCGTGGGCTGGAAGGGTTTGATCAATGATCCCTACCTCGACGACTCATTCAAGGTCGCGGATGGCCTGCATATCGGTCGCCAGCTGCTGAGTGATCTGACAGCCATGGGACTACCCACCGCCACCGAAGCGCTGGATCCGATCTCGCCGCAGTATCTGCAGGACCTGATCTCCTGGTCTGCCATCGGCGCGCGGACCACCGAATCGCAGACTCACCGCGAGATGTCTTCGGGCCTTTCCTCGGCTGTTGGTTTCAAGAACGGCACCGATGGCAGCCTGACCGTAGCAATCAATGCGTTACAGTCTGTGTCCAGCCCGCACCGCTTCCTCGGCATCAACCAGGATGGGCAGGTGTCGATCGTCACCACCAAAGGCAACCAGTACGGACACGTCGTGCTGCGCGGTGGGAATGGCAAGCCGAACTACGATTCGGTGAGCGTGGCGCTGTGCGAGAAAGATCTGGAAAAGGCCGGCATTGCGTCAAACATCATGGTTGACTGCAGTCACGCCAATTCCAACAAGGACCCCGGCCTGCAGCCGCTGGTCATGGACAACGTCGCCAATCAGATCCTCGAAGGCAATTGCTCCATCATCGGTTTGATGGTCGAGAGTCACATCGGCTGGGGCAATCAGTCGATTCCCAAGGATCTGACTCAGTTGCAGTACGGTGTGTCGGTAACCGACGCCTGCATTGATTGGGATACCACGGTCGAGAGCGTGCGCAGCATGCATGCCAAGCTCAAGGATGTGTTGCCGGGCCGCTCGCGCGGCGCCTGA